The region GGAGGCGAGGACTGGGCTGGCGAGGAGGCAAGCTGTGAGGGGACGCATCGTGGAATTGTGTTTGGGGTTGTGAAGTTgggatgtgtctggtggttgacgGGTTGTTGGATGTCCGTATTACCCGTGATGTCGATCTTGTGAGGAATGGATCGACGTCATGGTTTGGCAGGGCGATGTTGGGTATTTTGTGTTTGTCTGGGGAGATCGTTGGCAGGTTATGTGCAGTGTGCACAGACTGGTGTGATTAAATATTAAATCTGATGGTATTGCGCGATTATTTTCTCGTTGGTTGACCCGTCATGAAAGCTTGTATCGTAAGATGGGACAAGTCATTTCAACATTTCGAAGGTTCATGTCAGATTGGCACCCACCAGACGGCCGGCAAACGGCATATGTGTGGATCTGCATTAGACTTTCCAGACTGGacaatttgatcaaattcAGCAATAATCTGACAAGGATGGCTGCACATGTGCCGGTAACCGTGAATTCGTGTCGCTGCAGATTAACTGCGTGAACTCTGTGGGCGTGTATCACGACATCGTTAACGCATGTTCACCATTCAAGTTCCCTTCACACAACTTCATCCAgcaacacaaacacatcTTCTGTATCATATCCCCAATACATCATCACAACAAAATGTCAATGCAACTCACCACCGCCCCCTCCGTAAACATCGGTCTCCTCATCCGCCGTCCTCCACACACCGTCTTTGAAGCCCTCGCCGacccatccatcaccacccgCTTCTGGTACACCAAATCCTCCGGCCGAATGACCCAGGGCGCCGACCTCGAATGGCAGTGGGAAATGTACGGCGTTTCTACTACCGTGCACGTCCAGACCGTTGAGCCGGATCGTCTTATCCGCTTCACATGGGGCATGTACGACAAGGAGCGGCCGTCGACGGTGGAGTTTCGCCTTATTCCGTATCAGGGCGATACGTATTTGAGGGTCGTGGAGACGGGGTTCACGGGGGATGCGGATAATCAGGTTAAGAGGGCGGTGGACTCGACGGGCGGGTTTACCTTTGTTATAAGTGCGTTGAAGGCGGCGTTGGAGCATGATGTTACGCTGAGTGTGACGGCGGATGCGTTTCGATCTGATTTGGAGGAGTAGCTGCAATGTTGGTGCGCTTATGAAGCTGAGGTACAGGGAGGTGATGGTTACATGCGTATCCTTGTTATGGCGTGGTGTTTCTTTCGGATACGAGCACTGCCCTGTGGCTTACTTGGACCCGGTATGAGGCAAGTTTGGTACTTTAACTTTGTATTTCGCTGCACTGTCTGTATCTGTGCTGAATTGACTTTTGATCCTTGTCAATATGTTCAAATGTGTGGATACGCGCGTATCAGGGCCATGTTCATCAGGCTGTTTTGTTAGTCATAGACTCGGAATGTCTTCAAGAGACAGGGATGTAATATCAGTGCCTAACCTTCCACTCCTGTACTTGAAACTGGAAACGAGTGCTGAACACGACAATTCACTCCGTCTTACAGTTGAGCCGGGACTCAACATCCCCTCGATCAGCACGGCTCGCGTACGGTGCAATTACAAAGACCATCACGGTAATCCAGTCAAATTGGCCCACACACTTCACAGGAGAATGAAAAGTTGAATTCTGCCATTTCATACGTCATGACCCCGGCGGCTCAGGATCAGGATTCGCTATCCGCAGCACACTCTCCTTCTCCGGAACATACTCCAAGCTCCCAGACCGGTTCCTCCACGAGTACAAACTATGACTAAACGGACTTATTCTGGCGTCGGAAAACGGATTCGACAAATTATCAATAGAGTCTCTTGACATGTCTGCCGGCCGCATGGGGCTGATGCTTTCAAACTTGTCGTCCGCGTCGGCGTGCTTCCTCTTGTAAATGAACCATATTACCCCTATGGCGACGACGGCAATTCCTCCAATCGTTCCGAAAACTATGCCCAGAATTGTTGATATCTTTGTTCCGCTGGTACTGGTGGAGTCTGCGTCCGTGGCTTTCACCGTTGGTATGACCGTTACGGTTCGCGCGACGCCGTCTATGGTTGTTACGCTGGGTATTATTGTCGATGTAGAGCTCGTAGTGGCCGTGGCAGAGATTTGCTGTTATTGTTAGTGCTGAGCGTGAACAATTCTAATGTACTTACACTTGATGCACCTCTGGTAGATTCTTTCCCATCCTTCAACCCAAGTACCAGCTCTGAATTCAACAACACGTAGCTGTACCGACCGCTGCCGCCGCACATCTCAAACGGATACCCCGGACAAGGGAGATTACATCCATTCTTTTGCGTTTGCTTGTCAGGTGTGTAGTTTGTGCACCAGCAGTTGCTGGATTGTATGACGGCGTATGCAAATTTGCCGGTACATGTTGTTCGACACTTGCCCTCGCTTTGGTATATATCGCCGACTGTAACGGTTAGCTTTTCTCACGGTGAATCAGGTTGCTGTCATACCTGGACGAGAATCAGAGGTGTTGATGTCGGCGCAGAGGTTTTGTGCTGAGGCGTACGCCATCAGGACACTTAGGACCAGGCAATTGAGCATGTTGACTCTTCTCACAGCTGGGACAAACTGTCTGGATGGGATTGAAGAAAGGAGGAAATGGTTGGAAAGAAAACTTGTTCTGGCTGCTTAAGTCGGCGCGGCCTCATTCGGATCGATGCCGAATGCCCCCTTGTTGTATCCACTGTGCCTGGTTCCTTGGATGATCCTTGGCGTGAGATGGTGTGAACTTAAAGTTGGGCTCCGCTCGTTGTTTTCGGACCAAGGTtgggtgatgttgttggcatgTTCTTGGAAAGCCTCGTATTTGAATAGTGAAGACTTGATCTTACTGCTGCTCGTATTGTGGCATTACTCTGTGTGTATTATGAAATAGCTATGAACTTCGGAAAGACATTTTTACAACTGTTTTGATGATAATGAACTGTACCTCATCGCGCATGTGGATATATCCACAATACAGGCTTCAGCAGGACAGGGTCCATTCGGACTGGACGTCGTTGTTTATTACTGATTAGTATACCGGGCTGTTTTGGTAATGCGGCCCGGAGGACACCATAGTCGACGCT is a window of Pochonia chlamydosporia 170 chromosome 5, whole genome shotgun sequence DNA encoding:
- a CDS encoding activator of hsp90 ATPase 1-like protein — its product is MSMQLTTAPSVNIGLLIRRPPHTVFEALADPSITTRFWYTKSSGRMTQGADLEWQWEMYGVSTTVHVQTVEPDRLIRFTWGMYDKERPSTVEFRLIPYQGDTYLRVVETGFTGDADNQVKRAVDSTGGFTFVISALKAALEHDVTLSVTADAFRSDLEE